TTCATTGTCAATTGGCATAATAAAGGTAGTGCTCAAGAGTATAGATTTAGAGTAGAAGACTTTAACGTAATATTTAGTGAAGATGATGGAAACCTAACTCTAATGATTATTGAAGCTAAGTCAAAAAAAGCGGTATACTATTTAGGAAGAAAGCTATAGAAAAGTTTAGATAATTGAGGAGGTTGGCATTTGGCAAAGCAATACACAAAAGAGATGATTCAAGAAAAATTTATAGAGATGCTAAATGAGCGTCCGCTTAATAAAATTACGGTGAAGGATATTGCTGAAATATGTGAAATCAATAGAAATACATTCTATTATTACTATACAGACGTATATGCACTTTTATCAGAGATCTTTCAGACAGAACTTCAGACAGTGATCGATGAATACAGTGATACCCTTTCTTGGGAAGAAAGCTTTATAGTAGCTGCCAAGTTTGCTCTGGAAAATAAAAGAGCGATTTATCACGTATATAATTCTATGAGAAGAGAGGATGTCGTAAATTACATATATAATGTATCCGGCAATGTAATGAGCAGATATGTTGAGAGGGTAAGTGATGGAATTTTAGCATCCTCTGAAGATAAACGACTGATAGTTTCTTTTTACCAATGTGCCTTGACTGAAATGGTAGTCCGGTGGATTGCCTCTGGAATGAAGGAACATCCGGATACTATCATTAGAAGAGTAGGGGAGCTCTTTGATGGAAACATTGAATTATCCCTTAAAAGAAGTGAGAAACTGAATAAAAATTAGGCATATGAATCATCATGCCTATAAACTAGACAAATAAACCGTAGTGTTGGATATTCTAACACTACGGTTTATTTATCTAATGAAAAGGATATGGGAAAGATTTATTATAGATTTATAGAAAGCAGGCCTGCTAAATATTTAAGAAAGAGGAGATAATTATGAAATTAAAAACATTTGATAATAGACTTAAGCTTACAAATGGAACTTATCATTCTTTAGTAAATGCAAGAAAACCAAAGGGAATAGAAGATAAAAAAGCTTATTTAATTGGTACAGGAATTGGTGCTTTGGCTGCGGGCTGCTTCTTAATACGTGATGCCCATATGGCTGGAGAAAAGATTACATTTTTAGAACAATTAGATATTCCAGGTGGATCTTTAGATGGGGCAGTTCGCCAAAATGCAGGTTATGTAGCACGTGGTGGACGTGAAATGGGACATTATTTTGAAGTGTTATGGAATTTGTTCAGTTCATTACCCTCTACAGAAGATCCTAGTATGACTGTATTGGATTATTTCTACTATACAAATTATGATGATCCAAACTCTAGCAATTGCCGTATTACTAAAAACCGTGGTGAACGCTATGACAATGGGAAATTTAATTTAGGCCAAGAGTTGGCAATGGAGTTAGCCACCTTTGTAATGATGTCAGATGAGAGTCTGGAAAATAAAACGATAGAAGATATATTCTCTGAAGAACTTTTAAATAGTGATTTCTGGACATATTGGAGAACAATGTTTGCTTTTGAAAACTGGCACAGTGCCTTAGAGATGAAACTATATATGAATCGTTTTATCCATCATGTTGGAGGACTGCCAGACCTTTCAGCTTTACAGTTTTCCCGTCATGACCAATATACTTCCTTTGTAAAGCCAATGGTTAAATATTTAGAAGACCATGGTGCTAAGTTTGAATATGGGATTACCGTTGATAATGTTGAATTTTCAATTACAGAAGAGAAAAAAGTTGCTAAGAAAATCGTTGCAAGAGATAAAGCGGGGAATGATGTTTCCATTAATCTAACAGAAAATGATCTGGTATTTATAACAAATGGCTCTATGACTGAAGGCTCTGGATATGGGGATGACAATACGCCAGCTCCGTTTAACAAAGAGGCAGGTGGATGCTGGACACTATGGAGAAATATAGCTGAGCAATCAGATGAATTTGGAAGGCCAGATAAATTTTGCACAGATCCAGAAAAGTCCAATTGGGAATCTTGTACAGTAACTTGTCATGATGAACGTGTTCCTGAGTATATTGAAAAAATTACAAAGCGTTCACCATATGGTGGACGTACTGTAACAGGGGGGATCGTTACAGCCTTAGACTCTTCATGGTTAATGAGCTGGACAATAAATCGTCAAGAACAATATTATGGACAGCCTGAAAAAGATGTTGTTGTTTGGGTCTATGGATTATTCTCAGACACTCCAGGAGACTATATTAAAAAGCCGATGAGAGATTGTACTGGTAAGGAAATCACAAAAGAATGGCTATATCATATAGGCGTACCTGTAGAGGAAATAGAAGAACTAGCTAAAAGCTGTACTGCAGTTCCTGTTATGATGCCATTTATCACATCTCAATTTATGCCACGTGAATCTGGAGACAGGCCATATGTTGTACCAAAGAATGCAGTAAACTTTGCTTTCTTGGGACAATTTGCTGAAACCTTAGATGATCCTGGACGTGATACTGTATTTACTATTGAATATTCTGGACGTACAGCTATGGAAGCAGTATATGTTTTAACTGGGGTTGAAAAAGGGGTTCCTGAAGTTTATGCTTCAAGATATGATATACGTTATTTATTAAATGCTGGTAAATGCTTATTAGACGGTGAAAAACCAGAAATCAATATATCACCAATGATGAAGCAGATGATATTACAAAAAGCAGCAGGAACAGAAATTGAAATATTATTGAAGGAATATGGAATTATTTAATAAAAACCAAATCCGATAATTTGATTAAAATCCCGTTTTTTAGAAAATGGGATTTTAATTTATATTAGATGATCAAGGAGGATGCATTTATGGTAGGAAAGGTGCCAAGAGAAAATTATATCCCTACGATAGAAGAAATGGAAGATTGGTATAAAGAAGATCTGAGGGTTAAAGCCTTAAATTCATTGGAAGATGAAAATAATAAAAAAGTAGAGGATCAGGGCGATTTTTTTAGAGCATTTAGAAGATTGGATAAAAGAAAAATCAGAAGTATTTCTGGAACTGAAAAAAATGATTTTTATTACCAAAGATATGTAGATTATATAGAAAAAGAAACAGCAGAGAAAGGAAGGGAAATAGAAGCAATCGAAAACTTAATTGCATATGAACGGTTTTTTCTCAACTGGGAAAGAAGAGTTAACAGGGAAGGTAATAACTCTCGCCATTATGGTAGCAATTCGGCCACAAGATATCGTGTTGATGCCATAAGAAGATTGGAACAAGAATTAGAAAGAATTTTAAAAGAGTCTAAAGAAGCATGGGAATTTTATTATAAACGCCAGTTAATAGAAGATATAGAAGATAAAAAAAGGCAGCGTTTAATAAATGTACCTTATGTAGCTGAGGCAAAACGAAAAGTAATAGACTCATTGAACTTAGGCGTACCTGTATATATTGTAGGGCATTTAGGAAGTGGAAAGACCCAATTGGCAACGGAAGCAGCCCTAGATTTTACCATAGAAAACAGAATTCAAGAAGAACTAGAGAAAAAAATGAATGATTGGTTTTCTCTCAATCCAAATGCTGAAGAAAAGGATGCAGTTGAGAAGTTTAAAGAATTTAGTGAGGAAAGGAAACAGTATTATAAAGATGTTTTAATGAATGGAAGGAAAGAGGAAATAGAACCTTTGCAACCCCTGTTTATTTCTGGTTCCCATAACCTGACTTATGAGGATATGTTTGTAGAAAAAACCTTGTCCCTTAATCATAGCTTTTCACAGGGTTCCTTTGCAGATTATTTAAATATGATTATAGAGGACTTTTATAATTGGATGGATGAGCATAAAGAAAAATTAGATGCAATGACAAACGAGGAGCAATTACAGTTAAAGATTCAAATATGGAAGAGCTTTTCTGATCTATTAGTGGCAAGCAATAGCGCTTTTGGTACTGAAATTAAGAAAATAGAGAGAGAAATTTTAACTGCCGTAAAGGAAGGCCGCCCTGTAATTGTAGACGAATTAAACACTATTGCAATGCAAAACTTAATTGGATTAAATGATATATTGCAACGCCATGCAGGAAGCACAGCTTATATAACGGGCGTTGGCCCGGTGATGATTAAACCTGGATTTGGATTTATAGGTACAGGAAATTTGTCTACTGAAATGGTAAATTATGAAGGAACAAATGAATTAAATCCAGCTTTTAAATCAAGATTTGTAACTATTGAATATAATTATGTACCCCAAAGTATAACGGGCTCCCTAGAGGATCAGGAATTACGGGGAAAAAATCAGCTTTTTAGAGTAATACTGACAGGATTAGCTGATCAAAATGGCAATATTCATATTCCTGATTCTAAAAGAACATTGGAAGAATTATTTAGATTTTCTCAACTATGTAGAGTCACCCAAAATGTTTTCATGGGGAAATGGAAAGATGAAGGAGTACAAAGAGAATCTTCCATAGAAAATTTGGAG
Above is a genomic segment from Alkaliphilus oremlandii OhILAs containing:
- a CDS encoding oleate hydratase → MKLKTFDNRLKLTNGTYHSLVNARKPKGIEDKKAYLIGTGIGALAAGCFLIRDAHMAGEKITFLEQLDIPGGSLDGAVRQNAGYVARGGREMGHYFEVLWNLFSSLPSTEDPSMTVLDYFYYTNYDDPNSSNCRITKNRGERYDNGKFNLGQELAMELATFVMMSDESLENKTIEDIFSEELLNSDFWTYWRTMFAFENWHSALEMKLYMNRFIHHVGGLPDLSALQFSRHDQYTSFVKPMVKYLEDHGAKFEYGITVDNVEFSITEEKKVAKKIVARDKAGNDVSINLTENDLVFITNGSMTEGSGYGDDNTPAPFNKEAGGCWTLWRNIAEQSDEFGRPDKFCTDPEKSNWESCTVTCHDERVPEYIEKITKRSPYGGRTVTGGIVTALDSSWLMSWTINRQEQYYGQPEKDVVVWVYGLFSDTPGDYIKKPMRDCTGKEITKEWLYHIGVPVEEIEELAKSCTAVPVMMPFITSQFMPRESGDRPYVVPKNAVNFAFLGQFAETLDDPGRDTVFTIEYSGRTAMEAVYVLTGVEKGVPEVYASRYDIRYLLNAGKCLLDGEKPEINISPMMKQMILQKAAGTEIEILLKEYGII
- a CDS encoding TetR/AcrR family transcriptional regulator — encoded protein: MAKQYTKEMIQEKFIEMLNERPLNKITVKDIAEICEINRNTFYYYYTDVYALLSEIFQTELQTVIDEYSDTLSWEESFIVAAKFALENKRAIYHVYNSMRREDVVNYIYNVSGNVMSRYVERVSDGILASSEDKRLIVSFYQCALTEMVVRWIASGMKEHPDTIIRRVGELFDGNIELSLKRSEKLNKN
- a CDS encoding P-loop NTPase family protein, producing MVGKVPRENYIPTIEEMEDWYKEDLRVKALNSLEDENNKKVEDQGDFFRAFRRLDKRKIRSISGTEKNDFYYQRYVDYIEKETAEKGREIEAIENLIAYERFFLNWERRVNREGNNSRHYGSNSATRYRVDAIRRLEQELERILKESKEAWEFYYKRQLIEDIEDKKRQRLINVPYVAEAKRKVIDSLNLGVPVYIVGHLGSGKTQLATEAALDFTIENRIQEELEKKMNDWFSLNPNAEEKDAVEKFKEFSEERKQYYKDVLMNGRKEEIEPLQPLFISGSHNLTYEDMFVEKTLSLNHSFSQGSFADYLNMIIEDFYNWMDEHKEKLDAMTNEEQLQLKIQIWKSFSDLLVASNSAFGTEIKKIEREILTAVKEGRPVIVDELNTIAMQNLIGLNDILQRHAGSTAYITGVGPVMIKPGFGFIGTGNLSTEMVNYEGTNELNPAFKSRFVTIEYNYVPQSITGSLEDQELRGKNQLFRVILTGLADQNGNIHIPDSKRTLEELFRFSQLCRVTQNVFMGKWKDEGVQRESSIENLELREAVLSVRNILHVLDNWNQGEDKDLSKALWDGFISSITYADDQNYILSQAVRFGFFPASEGWDVETKAVGEATTIYEEIRTRPYKYVRPEIETLSYLDIVHLIFGEGPGRKNLPEELIEVFEATIEDVSKIHSKKYQELDQRLYHLEHSKKLLEYLEENLEENEEGI